A window of Primulina tabacum isolate GXHZ01 chromosome 4, ASM2559414v2, whole genome shotgun sequence contains these coding sequences:
- the LOC142541343 gene encoding putative protein S-acyltransferase 9, whose amino-acid sequence DNSASVEVGGRQTPSFRFPQTKEVMVSGFPAIVKYCDTCMLYRPPRCSHCFICNHCVERFDQHCPWGANWLFNVRRNYWFFFGFLSSASYTTSYLRVFAMSALYIKVLMDDYHGTVWKAMKESPASVILMAYCFISLWFVGGLTGFHLYLIGTDRVDFIVVFICLFFCSCC is encoded by the exons GACAATTCAGCATCAGTGGAGGTTGGTGGGCGGCAGACACCAAGCTTCCGGTTTCCTCAAACTAAAGAAGTAATGGTCAGTGGATTTCCTGCCATAGTTAAATATTGTGATACTTGCATGCTCTATCGTCCTCCTCGTTGCTCACATTGTTTCATTTGCAACCATTGTGTGGAGCGTTTTGATCAGCACTGCCCTTGGGGAG CTAACTGGCTCTTCAATGTGCGGCGAAACTATTGGTTTTTCTTTGGTTTTCTCTCTTCTGCTAGCTATACTACTTCGTATCTACGTGTTTTTGCGATGTCTGCATTGTACATCAAGGTTCTGATGGATGATTATCATGGGACTGTATGGAAAGCAATGAAAGAATCTCCGGCATCTGTAATTCTGATGGCATATTGTTTTATTTCCTTGTGGTTTGTTGGTGGACTCACCGGGTTTCACCTTTATCTAATAGGCACGGATCGGGTTGATTTTATTGTTGTGTTTATTTGTCTCTTTTTTTGTTCTTGTTGTTAA
- the LOC142542548 gene encoding F-box protein At5g46170-like yields MGSMRLDLGGRLHPEQVDHFDRLPDSILLLIFNGVGDVKALGRCCVVSRRFRALVPQVDDVIVRVDCVISDDDSSSPGTSSSVSVLDKSRYPIVSLFRLLFSGLVKPLHSLITQLIVPSSTCRNPSPSEDFECDSEQNCVTHHSPTQVLRNFNEIKLLRIELPSGELGIDDGVLLKWKADFGSTLDSCVIIGASSVIRTADNMLHNYSGACDVSETDIGNNNGGGEIDYCSIPESFYTNGGLKLRVVWTISSLVAASARHYLLQPIIAEHETLESLFLTDADGQGVLSMDKEQLQELRMKPLLASSASKRTLVPALNVWLWYSPRLELPCGMVLEGATLVAIRPSEHPKKEILGPELNWVASALEEPFDTAAKMLLKRRTYCLEMNSF; encoded by the coding sequence ATGGGCTCGATGAGATTAGATCTGGGTGGAAGACTCCACCCCGAACAGGTGGATCACTTCGACCGGCTGCCGGACTCCATTCTACTCCTGATCTTCAACGGAGTCGGCGATGTCAAAGCACTGGGCCGATGCTGCGTTGTTTCCAGGCGTTTCCGCGCTCTTGTTCCCCAGGTGGATGACGTCATCGTCCGCGTCGACTGCGTCATCTCGGACGATGATTCATCTTCACCTGGCACTTCCTCTTCTGTCTCGGTTTTAGATAAGTCCCGCTATCCCATTGTCTCTCTTTTCAGGCTATTATTTTCTGGGCTCGTCAAACCCCTCCACTCGCTCATTACGCAGCTCATCGTTCCCTCCTCCACTTGTCGAAATCCTTCTCCGTCAGAAGATTTTGAATGTGATTCTGAACAAAATTGCGTCACGCACCACTCCCCTACTCAAGTCTTGAGGAATTTTAACGAAATTAAGCTCCTCAGAATTGAATTGCCGAGTGGCGAGCTCGGGATTGACGATGGTGTTCTGCTGAAGTGGAAGGCAGATTTTGGGTCCACTCTTGATAGCTGCGTTATTATTGGAGCTTCAAGCGTGATTCGAACTGCGGATAATATGCTGCACAATTACTCAGGTGCTTGTGATGTTTCTGAAACCGACATTGGGAATAACAATGGAGGCGGTGAGATCGATTATTGCAGTATTCCTGAATCTTTTTACACGAACGGGGGATTAAAATTGCGTGTTGTGTGGACGATAAGCTCTTTGGTTGCAGCCTCAGCGAGACATTATCTTCTTCAGCCTATAATTGCCGAGCATGAGACATTGGAGAGCTTGTTTTTAACGGATGCGGATGGGCAAGGAGTGTTGTCTATGGATAAAGAGCAGCTGCAGGAGCTGAGGATGAAGCCTTTGTTGGCATCATCAGCATCTAAAAGGACACTTGTTCCAGCTCTGAATGTGTGGTTGTGGTATTCCCCGCGTTTGGAATTGCCTTGTGGGATGGTGTTGGAAGGTGCAACGTTGGTGGCGATTAGGCCTAGTGAGCACCCGAAGAAGGAGATCTTGGGTCCAGAATTGAACTGGGTGGCCTCGGCGCTTGAGGAGCCATTTGATACTGCCGCAAAGATGTTATTAAAGAGGAGGACTTATTGTCTAGAAATGAACTCTTTTTGA